In one Candidatus Nitronereus thalassa genomic region, the following are encoded:
- the flhF gene encoding flagellar biosynthesis protein FlhF, which translates to MKLKRFEALTLQEALGAVKAELGSDAVIVSTRRINKGGRFLGLLSQPMIEVTAAVDRGASPKESKKTVDDQNRRVSMPVKPKAEPEFVAERHWYESSTEAEPLANPSFGEHLKVAALLDPVNQQIADLREEMKELRSGGSDPDTVIGPIRRELESFRALMGEVLADRSAHRLATLPKDMTMYHEALVAAGIHSSLAANLVRTVGETVGSGGTVSDETIAELLRDQMEQVVSTSGPLVTPGGLQKVVMLVGPTGVGKTTTIAKLASHFMQSPTRIKTVIVTLDTYRVAAVEQLRVYARILKVPVEVAVTPAELPMCIAKHPDAGLVLVDTAGRSPQDPAGARELAAIAEQKLALETHLVLSAPTDLTVQEEIVRRYSRIPVHRLLLTKLDEMPQLGRLFNLIHQTGLPLSYLSMGQRVPEDLEQATKKSILDRIDLAAAWEQVSSQHAGVEVA; encoded by the coding sequence ATGAAGCTTAAACGATTTGAAGCATTAACTCTTCAGGAAGCCTTAGGCGCGGTCAAGGCGGAACTCGGTTCTGATGCCGTCATCGTGTCGACTCGGCGTATTAATAAAGGCGGGCGATTTCTCGGGTTGCTCAGTCAGCCCATGATTGAAGTGACGGCGGCGGTCGATCGAGGGGCAAGCCCCAAGGAATCTAAGAAAACCGTCGATGATCAAAATCGCCGAGTATCGATGCCGGTAAAGCCAAAAGCGGAACCTGAATTTGTCGCGGAGAGGCATTGGTATGAAAGTTCAACCGAAGCGGAACCGCTAGCCAATCCTTCGTTCGGGGAACACCTCAAGGTTGCCGCTTTGCTTGATCCCGTGAATCAGCAGATCGCCGATCTTCGGGAAGAAATGAAAGAGTTGCGAAGTGGGGGATCCGATCCAGATACCGTCATTGGGCCGATTCGCCGGGAACTCGAATCGTTTCGCGCCCTGATGGGAGAGGTATTGGCCGATCGATCGGCTCATCGGCTCGCGACGCTTCCCAAAGATATGACCATGTATCATGAAGCCCTTGTGGCTGCCGGCATTCATTCGTCGTTGGCGGCGAATCTTGTTCGGACGGTGGGAGAAACGGTGGGCTCCGGGGGAACGGTCAGCGACGAAACTATCGCGGAGTTATTGCGAGACCAAATGGAGCAAGTCGTTTCCACATCAGGACCATTGGTGACTCCTGGAGGACTGCAAAAAGTTGTGATGCTGGTGGGACCGACGGGAGTCGGGAAAACCACCACCATCGCAAAACTGGCCAGTCATTTCATGCAAAGCCCCACGCGGATTAAAACCGTGATCGTGACCCTTGATACGTATCGAGTGGCGGCTGTTGAGCAACTTCGGGTCTATGCGCGAATCCTCAAAGTACCTGTTGAAGTAGCGGTCACTCCAGCGGAATTGCCGATGTGTATTGCGAAGCATCCGGATGCGGGCTTGGTGCTGGTGGATACCGCTGGGCGTAGCCCACAAGATCCAGCTGGTGCACGCGAGCTTGCAGCCATTGCCGAACAAAAATTGGCACTGGAAACTCATTTGGTGTTGTCGGCTCCGACGGACCTCACCGTCCAGGAAGAAATTGTTCGTCGGTATAGCCGTATTCCAGTGCATCGTCTACTACTGACCAAATTGGATGAAATGCCTCAATTAGGAAGATTGTTCAACCTCATCCATCAAACGGGGCTTCCGCTTTCCTACCTTTCCATGGGGCAGCGCGTACCTGAAGATTTGGAGCAAGCGACGAAGAAGTCCATTTTGGATCGCATCGACCTGGCTGCTGCCTGGGAACAGGTATCAAGTCAACATGCTGGGGTGGAAGTGGCGTAA
- the flhA gene encoding flagellar biosynthesis protein FlhA: protein MAVSSTIEKPGAMFGSYNDFLLPMGVIGLLMLMLVPLPPLLLDLFLSFSITLAILVLFVTMNAKRPIDFSVFPSVLLLVTLFRLALNIASTRVILLNGSEGMSAAGEVIKSFGSFVVGGNFAVGIVVFSILVIINFVVITKGAGRIAEVAARFTLDAMPGKQMSIDADLNAGLIDEATARRRREDIAEEADFYGSMDGASKFVRGDAIASIIIILINIVGGLAIGVLEYGMPLVEAAHTFTLLTVGDALVAQIPALIISTAAGIIITRAASSTNLGEQITKQIFVNPDLIGMVAGILFLLGLTPGLPHFAFLLLGAMVAGLAYALKEHQKTAAVKEKAAAPKKGEEGAKGDAPDVVTPPDLLELHVGYGLVPLVDVAQGGELLERIRGIRKQTGQELGLVVPPVHIRDNLQLRPNEYSIMLKGVQVAKGEVVPRHLLAINPGQATGELEGKPAQDPCFGLPAVWISSQTKEKAQVEGYTVVDCGSVIATHLTEIIRANGYELIGRQEVQSLLENIAKTHPKVVDDLIPTLLPLGTVVRILKNLLKERVSIRDLRTILESVADYATQVKDPDVLTDYARQSLGRTITSQFITPDGLLPVISLDPGLDRRLVDALRPSPTGEVQSMSPTFVNTFLENVRRSIERVITRGYQPVLLCSHVIRSHVYRLVAPSVQALTVLSPNEIDVKAKIQAIEVVRMPDEA, encoded by the coding sequence ATGGCAGTGTCTTCGACCATAGAAAAACCGGGTGCCATGTTCGGGTCGTATAACGATTTCCTGTTGCCGATGGGCGTCATTGGCTTATTGATGTTGATGCTGGTCCCGTTGCCGCCGTTGCTGCTCGACCTGTTTCTGTCCTTTAGCATTACGCTGGCCATTCTGGTGTTGTTTGTAACCATGAATGCGAAACGACCAATTGATTTTTCCGTATTTCCTTCCGTTCTGCTTCTGGTGACGCTCTTTCGGTTGGCTCTGAATATCGCCTCCACGCGAGTCATTCTTTTGAATGGCAGCGAAGGGATGTCTGCGGCTGGCGAGGTCATCAAATCATTCGGTTCCTTCGTTGTGGGTGGGAATTTTGCCGTAGGGATCGTGGTTTTTTCCATCTTGGTTATCATTAACTTCGTCGTGATTACCAAAGGCGCGGGTCGTATTGCGGAAGTTGCGGCGCGGTTCACATTGGACGCCATGCCGGGAAAGCAAATGAGTATTGATGCGGATCTCAATGCTGGCTTGATCGATGAAGCGACGGCGCGTCGTCGTCGTGAAGACATTGCCGAAGAAGCTGATTTTTATGGGTCCATGGACGGTGCCAGTAAGTTTGTCCGTGGGGATGCCATTGCTTCCATTATTATTATTCTCATAAATATTGTCGGTGGATTGGCCATCGGGGTGCTGGAGTATGGCATGCCTTTAGTGGAAGCCGCACATACCTTTACGCTACTGACGGTGGGAGATGCCTTGGTTGCTCAAATTCCGGCCCTCATTATTTCCACCGCTGCCGGTATCATCATTACGCGGGCGGCCTCCTCCACTAATTTGGGAGAACAAATCACCAAACAAATATTTGTTAATCCCGATTTGATTGGGATGGTGGCCGGCATTCTTTTCCTACTAGGGCTCACTCCTGGCCTACCACATTTTGCCTTCCTGTTGTTGGGGGCCATGGTGGCAGGATTGGCCTATGCTCTCAAAGAGCACCAGAAAACAGCGGCAGTCAAAGAGAAGGCCGCTGCACCAAAAAAGGGTGAAGAAGGGGCCAAGGGAGATGCTCCCGATGTCGTAACCCCTCCTGATTTACTTGAGCTTCACGTTGGGTATGGATTGGTGCCCTTGGTGGATGTGGCGCAAGGGGGGGAGCTCCTGGAACGTATCCGTGGCATTCGAAAACAGACTGGCCAGGAGCTAGGTTTGGTCGTTCCGCCTGTGCATATACGGGATAATCTTCAACTGCGTCCCAATGAATACAGCATCATGTTAAAGGGCGTACAGGTGGCCAAAGGAGAGGTGGTCCCGAGGCATTTATTGGCGATTAATCCAGGTCAGGCCACGGGAGAATTAGAGGGCAAACCAGCGCAAGATCCATGTTTTGGATTGCCGGCGGTATGGATTTCTTCTCAAACCAAAGAGAAGGCTCAAGTTGAGGGATACACGGTCGTGGATTGTGGCTCGGTGATTGCAACGCATCTGACCGAGATCATTCGAGCGAATGGGTATGAACTGATTGGTCGCCAAGAGGTCCAGAGTTTGTTGGAGAATATTGCCAAAACGCATCCGAAGGTCGTGGATGACTTAATTCCCACGTTGTTGCCCCTAGGAACGGTTGTAAGAATTTTGAAAAATCTTCTGAAAGAACGCGTGTCTATTCGCGATTTGCGAACGATTCTTGAAAGCGTGGCAGACTATGCCACACAGGTGAAAGATCCTGACGTGTTAACGGATTATGCGCGGCAAAGCTTGGGTCGAACGATTACGAGTCAATTCATCACGCCTGATGGGTTGCTGCCGGTGATTAGTTTAGACCCTGGGCTGGACCGACGGTTAGTTGACGCACTGCGGCCAAGTCCGACAGGGGAAGTGCAATCCATGAGCCCAACCTTTGTGAACACATTTTTGGAAAATGTGCGTCGATCCATTGAACGAGTCATTACGCGAGGCTATCAGCCTGTGTTGCTGTGTTCGCATGTGATCCGATCCCATGTGTATCGCCTGGTGGCGCCCAGTGTGCAGGCGTTGACAGTGCTTTCTCCAAATGAAATTGATGTCAAAGCCAAAATTCAAGCCATTGAAGTGGTGAGGATGCCAGATGAAGCTTAA
- the flhB gene encoding flagellar biosynthesis protein FlhB: MAENEDGMEKSEQPSSRRLEKAREKGQVPSTKEFSPVVVLFGAMGMIAMWAPLAWQHIQRTSTDWFATAGVRAITTDTFYALIVNMVENGMVIVLPFAVVSMTLGVLATLLQTGPLWIEDGLQPKISKLNPVAGLKRILSLRGVVELVKSLMKLAILCGISYFIIVAHFEEIIELPGLSVGEIFQRVGRILFQLALSIGLVLLVLAVADFAYQRWQFTKDQRMTKQEVKDEMKDVEGNPLIRSRRMSLQRDRARQRMMQTVPNADVVITNPTHLAVALKYNPDQSDAPMVLAKGAGYVAEQIKQVARSAGIPIVENKPVAQGLYKLVEVGRTIPADLYKAVAEILAYVYRLKQGPEGMAG, from the coding sequence GTGGCTGAGAATGAAGATGGGATGGAGAAATCTGAACAGCCAAGTTCGCGGCGGCTGGAAAAAGCACGTGAAAAAGGCCAGGTGCCTTCGACCAAAGAATTTAGTCCTGTTGTCGTGCTCTTTGGCGCCATGGGCATGATAGCGATGTGGGCGCCCTTGGCTTGGCAGCATATTCAACGGACGAGTACGGATTGGTTTGCTACGGCTGGTGTCCGGGCCATCACGACGGATACTTTTTATGCCCTAATTGTCAACATGGTGGAAAACGGGATGGTTATTGTTCTGCCCTTTGCGGTGGTATCGATGACGTTGGGAGTGTTGGCGACGCTTCTTCAAACTGGACCGCTATGGATCGAGGATGGGCTTCAGCCAAAAATTTCCAAACTCAATCCGGTGGCGGGTCTCAAGAGAATTCTTTCTCTTCGAGGCGTAGTTGAGTTGGTGAAATCGCTCATGAAGTTGGCCATTCTGTGTGGGATTTCCTATTTCATTATTGTGGCGCATTTTGAGGAAATTATCGAATTGCCTGGGTTGTCCGTAGGAGAAATTTTTCAACGGGTCGGGCGAATCTTATTTCAATTGGCCCTGTCGATTGGATTGGTCTTATTGGTGTTGGCTGTGGCCGATTTTGCCTATCAGCGGTGGCAATTCACCAAAGACCAACGCATGACAAAACAGGAAGTCAAAGATGAAATGAAAGACGTAGAAGGGAATCCTTTGATTCGCTCCCGTCGCATGAGTTTGCAACGGGACCGTGCGCGGCAACGAATGATGCAAACCGTCCCCAATGCGGATGTGGTGATTACCAACCCGACTCATCTTGCCGTCGCCTTAAAATATAATCCCGACCAATCGGATGCGCCGATGGTACTGGCGAAAGGCGCAGGGTATGTGGCCGAACAAATTAAACAGGTAGCTCGATCGGCAGGCATTCCGATCGTGGAAAACAAACCGGTGGCGCAAGGCTTGTATAAACTTGTGGAAGTTGGACGAACGATTCCCGCGGACTTATATAAAGCCGTGGCAGAAATTTTGGCCTATGTCTATCGATTAAAACAGGGGCCTGAAGGGATGGCAGGGTAA
- the fliR gene encoding flagellar biosynthetic protein FliR, whose protein sequence is MAKFEIGLQEFWGFVLVLVRTGGILSAFPIISSQMVPMRVRAGMVLAVTLAFGPLVAPTLQPDWLEPLKLSLGLASELFIGVFLGFATRLLLAAVEVAGSIMGFQLGFGMAVQLDPVTQVEVPVLGSFLVMIASLLYFVVDGHHLLLLALGSSFALIPPLGAQFHPPLLVDAVDLMQRTFNFGVKLAIPLIAVTLFIYLVLGILGRIMPQMNVLFLGFPLTISVGLLVLGFGLPLFSSLFQHTILELQGVLTGLLQEMGRG, encoded by the coding sequence GTGGCAAAGTTTGAAATTGGTCTTCAAGAGTTTTGGGGGTTCGTGTTGGTGTTAGTCCGAACGGGGGGCATATTGTCGGCGTTTCCCATCATATCTTCCCAGATGGTGCCCATGAGAGTTCGGGCGGGCATGGTGTTGGCGGTGACCCTTGCCTTTGGTCCTCTCGTCGCCCCCACGTTGCAGCCTGATTGGTTGGAACCCTTGAAGTTAAGTTTGGGGTTAGCGTCGGAATTATTTATTGGGGTGTTCTTGGGATTTGCGACACGATTGTTATTAGCCGCAGTGGAAGTGGCCGGGAGCATCATGGGGTTTCAATTGGGATTTGGTATGGCGGTTCAATTAGATCCTGTGACGCAAGTGGAAGTTCCGGTGCTGGGAAGTTTTTTAGTCATGATTGCCTCGCTTCTCTATTTTGTGGTGGATGGGCACCATTTGTTGCTGCTCGCGTTGGGTTCGAGTTTTGCCTTGATTCCTCCCCTTGGGGCGCAGTTTCATCCGCCGTTATTGGTGGATGCAGTGGATCTCATGCAGCGGACCTTTAATTTTGGGGTCAAGCTGGCGATTCCATTGATCGCTGTTACCCTATTCATTTACCTGGTGCTGGGTATTCTTGGGAGAATCATGCCTCAGATGAATGTCCTGTTTTTGGGATTTCCATTGACCATCAGCGTAGGGCTTCTCGTGTTGGGATTTGGGTTGCCCCTCTTTTCCTCCTTGTTTCAGCACACCATCTTAGAATTACAAGGAGTGTTGACGGGGTTGTTACAGGAGATGGGTCGTGGCTGA
- the fliQ gene encoding flagellar biosynthesis protein FliQ, giving the protein MTPETVLDVAQLAIETTMLVAGPMLILSLVVGLFVGAFQAMTQINEATLTFVPKIVMIFLVLLIGFPWFMKVFLGFMTGLWGNIPSYIR; this is encoded by the coding sequence TTGACACCGGAAACGGTTTTAGATGTGGCGCAATTAGCGATTGAGACCACCATGTTGGTGGCTGGTCCTATGCTGATTTTAAGCTTAGTCGTCGGCCTGTTCGTAGGTGCATTCCAGGCGATGACGCAAATCAATGAAGCCACCCTTACGTTTGTTCCAAAAATTGTCATGATCTTTCTCGTCCTGTTAATCGGCTTCCCATGGTTTATGAAGGTGTTTCTGGGATTCATGACAGGGTTGTGGGGAAATATCCCTAGCTATATTAGGTAA
- the fliP gene encoding flagellar type III secretion system pore protein FliP (The bacterial flagellar biogenesis protein FliP forms a type III secretion system (T3SS)-type pore required for flagellar assembly.): MSKTPFIVSASLCLVLGLVGVEVWAQSSQSTAFNVDVIGPEGPQSYTVGIRIMLLLTALTLAPAFIMMMTSFTRVVIVLALVRQAMGTLHSPPNQVVVGLALFLTLFIMTPVWEQIQVRALDPYMQDQLSQEDALLQAMDPIRTFMLKQVREKDLELFVNLSGVSVPEGPEQIPLRVLIPAFVTSELRTAFQIGFLIYIPFLVIDMIVASILMSMGMMLLPPIMISLPFKLILFVLADGWFLIVGSLMESFN, from the coding sequence ATGTCAAAAACACCATTCATTGTTAGTGCGAGTCTGTGTCTGGTTCTCGGGTTGGTGGGAGTGGAGGTATGGGCGCAAAGTTCCCAGAGCACGGCCTTTAATGTCGATGTGATAGGGCCGGAGGGGCCTCAGTCATATACAGTCGGCATCAGAATCATGCTGCTGCTGACTGCCCTGACTTTGGCACCGGCATTTATCATGATGATGACGTCGTTCACTCGCGTTGTGATCGTGCTGGCCTTGGTTCGTCAGGCGATGGGTACGTTGCATTCCCCTCCCAATCAGGTGGTGGTGGGGCTGGCCCTATTTTTGACCTTATTTATTATGACTCCCGTGTGGGAGCAAATTCAGGTTCGTGCCTTAGACCCGTACATGCAAGACCAACTTTCACAAGAAGATGCTCTGCTCCAGGCCATGGATCCGATTCGGACATTCATGTTGAAGCAGGTGCGCGAAAAAGACTTGGAATTATTTGTGAATTTGTCAGGGGTAAGTGTTCCCGAAGGTCCAGAGCAAATACCCCTGCGCGTGCTTATCCCGGCATTTGTCACGAGTGAATTACGCACGGCATTCCAAATTGGATTTCTGATTTATATTCCGTTCTTGGTGATCGATATGATCGTCGCCAGCATTTTGATGTCCATGGGCATGATGTTGTTGCCTCCGATCATGATTTCTTTGCCATTTAAATTGATTTTGTTTGTCTTGGCAGATGGATGGTTTCTGATTGTCGGTTCGCTCATGGAGAGTTTTAACTGA
- the fliO gene encoding flagellar biosynthetic protein FliO — MDFATEAIKMAGALIAVLLLMAGAALVVKRFLGDQRAIGGGPALRLMGGLRLGPGKSVVLVELAGEVLVLGSTAKELTLLTRVDDPRRIEQLRPGTGLGLPSLSWPAVFAKEKFRVVGQRTET; from the coding sequence ATGGATTTTGCGACTGAGGCAATAAAAATGGCCGGGGCTCTGATAGCCGTATTATTGCTCATGGCTGGAGCAGCCTTAGTCGTAAAACGATTTCTCGGGGATCAACGAGCCATAGGCGGAGGGCCGGCGTTACGTTTGATGGGCGGGCTACGATTAGGACCGGGAAAATCAGTTGTCCTTGTTGAGCTTGCCGGGGAAGTGTTGGTTTTAGGGAGCACGGCCAAAGAACTGACGCTTCTCACTCGAGTGGACGATCCACGCCGCATTGAACAACTTCGACCAGGAACGGGGTTGGGACTTCCATCGTTATCATGGCCGGCAGTGTTTGCAAAAGAAAAATTTCGAGTCGTGGGGCAGAGGACAGAAACCTAA
- the fliN gene encoding flagellar motor switch protein FliN, translating to MSDDVEEVETGSTEAAGANAVIEADDGEDEKLTKVTTTKPTKTGKGGSKLSSADSEKMDRILDIPLVLSAQLGSSRMLVKELLQLGPGSVVELDKLAGEPLEVLVNDKLVARGEVVMVNDKFGVRLTDVVSPTERVQKLR from the coding sequence ATGAGTGATGATGTCGAAGAAGTGGAAACAGGGTCCACCGAAGCAGCAGGAGCCAATGCCGTGATAGAGGCCGATGATGGTGAGGATGAAAAACTCACCAAGGTCACCACGACGAAACCGACGAAAACCGGAAAAGGAGGATCGAAGTTGTCGAGTGCGGATTCGGAAAAAATGGATCGTATTCTAGATATTCCTTTGGTGTTGTCCGCTCAACTAGGTTCTTCGCGAATGCTGGTCAAGGAATTGCTTCAGCTGGGACCAGGGTCGGTCGTGGAGTTAGATAAATTGGCCGGTGAGCCCCTGGAAGTATTGGTGAATGATAAATTGGTGGCGCGAGGAGAAGTGGTGATGGTGAATGACAAGTTTGGCGTTCGGTTGACGGATGTGGTGAGCCCAACAGAGCGAGTCCAAAAGTTACGGTAG
- the fliM gene encoding flagellar motor switch protein FliM produces MEKILSQDEVDALLRGVTGGEVDTTPDPEEPTDGPVPYDLGNQEWIVRGRMPTLDIIHQQFARLFRMGLGDALRKPVEVTVTNQAVMKFGDFIKRLPLPAFLTILSMEPLRGFALMATDAQTVYLLVDHFFGGSGQTHVKPEGQDFTLIEQRVMTRVTAMALGNLAKAWEPVHQVDIKAVRSEMNPQLAAIVIPSEIVIVITVGIELGDAVGDMHLCIPYAMLEPLREKLQTSFQSDMYEVDQGWVARFCSRVQEATVTMNIELGSTTIAIEDLLNFSAGDVVVLEQAASQPLLASIEGTPKFLGFGVKQNGVQQFRVEKILLPPE; encoded by the coding sequence ATGGAAAAAATTCTTTCACAAGACGAAGTTGATGCCCTACTTCGAGGAGTCACCGGGGGAGAAGTTGATACGACCCCCGACCCGGAAGAACCTACCGATGGTCCGGTCCCGTATGATCTTGGCAACCAAGAATGGATTGTTCGGGGGCGAATGCCAACCCTGGACATTATCCACCAACAGTTCGCGCGGTTGTTTCGGATGGGGTTGGGTGATGCGCTACGGAAACCCGTTGAAGTCACTGTCACCAACCAGGCGGTCATGAAGTTTGGTGATTTTATAAAACGGCTGCCTTTGCCGGCGTTTTTAACCATTCTGTCTATGGAGCCCCTTCGAGGATTTGCTCTCATGGCCACGGATGCTCAAACGGTCTATTTGTTGGTTGATCACTTTTTTGGAGGATCAGGGCAGACGCATGTGAAACCTGAGGGTCAGGATTTTACTCTGATCGAACAGCGAGTGATGACCCGGGTGACGGCGATGGCTCTGGGGAATCTGGCGAAAGCCTGGGAGCCGGTGCATCAAGTGGATATTAAGGCGGTCCGTTCTGAGATGAATCCGCAATTGGCTGCAATCGTCATACCCTCAGAAATCGTAATCGTCATCACAGTGGGTATTGAGTTAGGCGATGCCGTAGGGGACATGCATCTGTGTATTCCGTATGCGATGTTAGAGCCGCTTCGGGAAAAGCTGCAAACCAGCTTCCAGAGCGATATGTATGAAGTGGATCAAGGATGGGTTGCTCGGTTTTGCTCACGAGTTCAAGAAGCCACCGTCACCATGAATATTGAATTGGGTTCAACCACAATCGCGATTGAAGACTTGTTGAATTTTTCCGCCGGTGACGTGGTGGTCTTGGAACAGGCCGCGAGCCAACCATTACTTGCGAGCATTGAAGGGACTCCAAAATTTTTAGGATTTGGGGTGAAACAAAATGGCGTTCAGCAATTTCGGGTGGAAAAAATATTGCTGCCTCCCGAATAG
- a CDS encoding flagellar basal body-associated FliL family protein, which yields MADDAEKGEEAVSGGINKKLLLLILLGVLVVGGGAGFFFMSGGEPEKTAKAHNDEDGEVEATADSEPGFVGPVIDLEPFVLNLADRDQLRYLKVSIKVQLDRPEEQTDFTAKQPAIRDALLVLLTSKESRALRTVDGKMLVRDEIGGRVNTIMKKGKVKQVFFTDFIIQ from the coding sequence ATGGCAGATGATGCAGAAAAAGGTGAAGAGGCAGTTTCCGGTGGCATAAACAAGAAGCTGTTACTACTAATCTTATTGGGTGTGCTCGTTGTTGGGGGAGGAGCCGGGTTCTTTTTTATGTCTGGAGGAGAGCCGGAAAAAACAGCCAAGGCCCATAATGATGAGGATGGTGAGGTTGAAGCGACAGCGGACTCGGAGCCTGGCTTTGTTGGGCCGGTGATAGACTTAGAACCGTTTGTGTTGAATTTAGCCGATAGAGATCAGCTCCGGTATCTCAAGGTTTCCATTAAAGTGCAATTGGATCGGCCAGAAGAACAAACGGATTTTACGGCAAAACAGCCTGCCATTCGTGATGCCCTGCTTGTGCTTCTGACGAGTAAGGAGTCAAGAGCCTTACGCACCGTGGATGGAAAGATGTTGGTGCGTGATGAAATTGGAGGGCGGGTAAATACGATCATGAAAAAAGGAAAGGTCAAGCAAGTCTTCTTCACAGACTTCATAATTCAATAA
- a CDS encoding flagellar hook protein FlgE encodes MGLQSAFFTAISGISATGRALGEIGNNIANAETSGYKARRVSFGDLFGATIGGGGTSTAVTEGRGVSVIGVDALFSQGSLESTSNSLDLAVDGDGFFHVQDANGSNFYTRDGQFSVNTAGQIVNSKGFILQGFQADSSGTILGTTGSLVLSTTQEPASPTTTVDVGANLDASSTATTFSIANPTGTSQFSTGITVFDSLGTAHDLTVYFTKTANLTWNYNVVAPSSSVTVDASALSGTNALIFTGSLTFTTSGALDTETSVAYYDASSASAGGIDFTGGAAADQTITFDFGTSITTDSGGSTAGLDGTTQFGATSSLLTLSQDGQTSGTLTGTSISDTGIIVGRFSNGTTRNLGQVALARFTNPNGLDAVGGNLFIESADSGAPLTGGPGSGAFGNVVANTLESSNVDLGDELVNMIRMQRSFQANSRIITTTNDLLGELVNLSR; translated from the coding sequence ATGGGACTCCAGTCAGCATTTTTTACCGCGATCAGTGGAATTAGTGCCACGGGTCGCGCGCTAGGCGAAATTGGCAATAATATCGCCAACGCCGAAACCTCGGGGTACAAAGCCAGACGGGTATCGTTCGGTGATCTCTTTGGGGCGACGATTGGTGGTGGTGGAACCTCCACCGCAGTGACAGAGGGACGGGGTGTCAGTGTTATCGGGGTCGATGCCCTTTTCTCTCAGGGTTCCTTGGAAAGCACTTCCAACTCTTTGGACTTGGCCGTCGATGGTGATGGATTTTTCCATGTCCAGGATGCTAACGGAAGTAATTTCTATACTCGTGACGGGCAGTTTAGTGTTAACACGGCTGGACAAATTGTCAATTCCAAAGGATTTATCTTACAGGGGTTTCAGGCAGATTCGAGTGGAACTATTCTTGGAACGACGGGCAGTCTAGTCCTGTCGACCACACAAGAGCCGGCTTCCCCTACCACCACGGTTGATGTTGGGGCCAATTTGGACGCGTCGTCGACTGCAACAACATTCTCTATTGCCAACCCAACAGGAACCTCACAATTTAGTACAGGAATTACGGTGTTTGATTCGCTGGGAACGGCCCATGATTTAACCGTTTACTTTACGAAGACCGCCAATTTAACCTGGAATTATAATGTCGTGGCGCCATCAAGTTCGGTGACAGTCGATGCCTCGGCGTTATCCGGGACGAATGCCTTGATTTTTACAGGGTCCTTAACTTTCACGACATCCGGAGCATTGGATACGGAAACGTCTGTGGCCTATTATGATGCTTCTTCAGCATCTGCAGGGGGAATAGATTTTACCGGTGGTGCGGCTGCAGATCAAACCATCACATTCGATTTTGGAACGAGCATTACAACCGATAGTGGTGGGTCGACTGCAGGCTTAGATGGTACGACTCAGTTCGGAGCAACATCCAGTTTGCTTACCTTGTCCCAAGATGGGCAAACCAGCGGAACGCTCACCGGTACGTCCATCAGTGATACCGGTATTATTGTTGGTCGATTTTCGAATGGGACCACTCGGAACCTTGGACAGGTCGCGCTCGCCCGATTTACCAATCCCAATGGGCTTGATGCGGTTGGAGGAAACTTATTCATTGAGTCTGCCGATTCTGGGGCTCCTCTGACCGGGGGGCCAGGGTCAGGAGCTTTTGGAAACGTGGTGGCGAATACGTTGGAGTCCTCAAATGTAGATTTAGGAGACGAACTCGTCAACATGATTCGAATGCAACGATCGTTTCAAGCCAATTCGCGAATCATTACCACCACGAATGATCTCTTGGGAGAACTCGTAAATCTTTCTCGATAA